The following are encoded in a window of Bacteroidota bacterium genomic DNA:
- a CDS encoding glycosyltransferase family 2 protein, with translation MKVAIVILNWNGKALLEKFLPSVITNNCSYATIYVADNASTDDSISFLKTNFPQIEIISNAVNGGFAKGYNDALRKIDADYYVLLNSDVEVTANWIESVIALMESDNQIAACQPKIKSYNNKDYFEYAGAAGGFIDKYGYPFCRGRIFNSFEKDEGQYNDVKEIMWATGACLFIRADIYKKVGGLDEDFFAHMEEIDLCWRIKNLGWKIMYCPYSTVYHLGGGTLSKINHHKTYLNFRNNLYLLCKNHSSEYFRIKLFLRFILDGIAAIKFLGSLEFDHFWAVFRAHMSFYANFSSVLRKRNELKKQIKTYSTSAIYRESLIKAYFFRGVRKFSELKQDLFY, from the coding sequence TTGAAAGTTGCGATAGTTATATTAAATTGGAATGGCAAGGCATTGCTAGAAAAATTCCTGCCCTCTGTAATTACCAATAATTGCAGTTATGCAACTATTTATGTTGCAGATAATGCCTCTACAGATGATTCTATATCCTTTCTTAAAACCAATTTCCCCCAAATTGAAATTATTTCGAATGCCGTAAATGGTGGATTTGCAAAAGGCTATAACGATGCTTTACGTAAAATTGATGCGGATTATTATGTTTTGCTTAACTCAGATGTAGAAGTTACTGCCAATTGGATAGAAAGCGTAATTGCTTTAATGGAAAGTGACAATCAAATAGCTGCTTGCCAGCCTAAAATTAAATCTTACAACAACAAAGATTATTTTGAATATGCCGGAGCAGCAGGTGGATTTATAGATAAGTACGGTTATCCTTTTTGTAGGGGACGAATATTTAATTCGTTTGAAAAAGATGAGGGACAATACAATGATGTAAAAGAGATTATGTGGGCTACAGGAGCCTGCTTATTTATTCGTGCCGATATTTATAAAAAAGTAGGTGGTTTAGATGAAGATTTTTTTGCGCACATGGAAGAGATAGATTTATGTTGGCGAATAAAAAATTTAGGTTGGAAAATTATGTATTGCCCCTACTCCACTGTATATCATTTAGGAGGTGGAACTCTATCTAAAATTAACCACCATAAAACTTATTTAAATTTTAGAAACAATTTATACCTATTGTGCAAAAATCATTCCTCGGAATATTTTAGAATAAAACTTTTTCTTCGGTTTATTTTAGATGGTATTGCAGCCATAAAATTTTTAGGTTCTTTGGAATTCGACCACTTTTGGGCTGTATTTAGAGCGCACATGAGTTTTTATGCTAATTTTTCAAGTGTATTAAGAAAGAGAAACGAACTTAAAAAACAGATTAAAACATACTCCACATCTGCTATTTACAGAGAAAGTTTGATTAAAGCATACTTTTTTAGAGGTGTACGTAAATTTTCCGAATTAAAGCAGGACTTATTTTACTAA
- a CDS encoding 3-dehydroquinate dehydratase, producing the protein MNFIIINGPNLNLVGVREPSIYGDKSFEFFLDELKQKYSAHTIDYFQSNIEGELVSKLQEVGFTYDGIILNAGAYTHTSIALRDAIASIKTSVVEVHMSNTASRESFRHNSFITPVCKGLILGFGLNSYSLAIESFLVK; encoded by the coding sequence ATGAACTTTATAATCATTAACGGTCCTAACCTTAATTTAGTTGGTGTTCGAGAGCCATCCATATACGGAGATAAATCTTTCGAGTTTTTTTTAGACGAGTTAAAACAAAAATATTCTGCCCATACAATTGATTATTTTCAAAGTAACATAGAAGGAGAGCTTGTTTCAAAACTTCAAGAAGTTGGCTTTACTTACGATGGAATTATCTTGAATGCGGGAGCATACACACATACTTCAATTGCATTGCGAGATGCTATAGCGTCTATAAAAACAAGTGTTGTGGAGGTTCATATGTCTAATACAGCATCTAGAGAATCGTTTAGGCATAATTCCTTTATTACGCCTGTTTGTAAAGGTTTGATTTTGGGTTTTGGACTTAATTCGTATTCCTTGGCAATAGAGAGTTTCTTAGTAAAATAA
- the xerD gene encoding site-specific tyrosine recombinase XerD, whose product MDWNSAINGFVSYLKLELSLSDNTIEAYENDIRKLQIFFTKPECTKQPNTILYQDLQEYLGSFYELKKAATTQARALSGIKAFYKYLLLEGELTSDPTELMESPKTIRRLPDVLSEDEINKMIDAIDLSTKEGHRNKAILETLYSCGLRVSELVNLKISNLHLEDEFIRVIGKGDKERIVPIGSSAIKHIKIYLEENRVHQKVAQKFENFVFINNRGTSLTRVMVFTIIKRLALQTGIKKDIGPHTFRHSFATHLINHGADLRAVQEMLGHQSITTTEIYTHIDRTYLKDMILKYHPRNKNKQI is encoded by the coding sequence ATGGATTGGAACTCTGCTATAAATGGTTTTGTATCTTACTTAAAACTGGAATTATCACTTTCAGATAACACTATTGAAGCTTACGAAAACGACATTCGAAAACTACAAATTTTTTTCACAAAACCGGAATGTACCAAGCAGCCCAATACTATACTCTATCAAGATCTTCAGGAATATCTAGGTAGTTTTTACGAACTTAAAAAAGCAGCTACTACTCAAGCTAGAGCACTTTCCGGAATTAAAGCATTTTACAAGTATTTGCTGTTAGAGGGCGAACTTACTTCCGACCCTACCGAATTAATGGAAAGCCCTAAAACTATTAGACGCTTGCCTGATGTGTTGAGCGAAGATGAAATCAATAAAATGATTGATGCAATTGATTTATCCACAAAAGAAGGACATCGAAATAAAGCTATACTGGAAACTCTTTACAGTTGCGGGTTGCGAGTATCCGAACTGGTAAATCTAAAAATTTCTAATCTTCATTTAGAAGATGAGTTCATTCGAGTAATTGGCAAAGGCGATAAAGAAAGAATTGTGCCTATTGGCAGCTCCGCTATTAAACACATAAAAATTTACTTAGAAGAAAACAGGGTGCATCAAAAAGTAGCACAAAAATTTGAAAACTTTGTTTTTATAAATAACCGAGGCACCTCCTTAACCAGAGTAATGGTATTTACAATAATAAAGCGATTAGCTTTGCAAACAGGAATAAAAAAGGATATTGGACCACATACCTTTCGACACTCTTTTGCAACCCATTTAATAAACCATGGTGCCGATTTACGAGCAGTACAAGAAATGCTCGGACATCAATCCATTACAACAACCGAAATTTATACGCATATTGACAGAACGTATCTTAAGGATATGATTCTAAAGTACCATCCTAGAAATAAAAACAAACAAATTTAG
- a CDS encoding tetratricopeptide repeat protein, producing MNATIKNKSLLFLVLLLVAFSLNTAAKASFEKKCTSDTCQISILLDSANFLFKNGNLKGASSFANEGLRRAIKLGLDSLEAEAFYLIGKISFKQNNYTSSLTEYNKALKLFQILFTSGGTTKTLNSIGIIYERQSQYPIALEYYNKSFAIAEKNKDYNAQSIALTNMGIVYEKQNQFFKSLDAYYKALDISKRVNDKVGQAKTLMGIGIINNTVGSFPKALDCYLQALSIAEETKESELIVSLLLNIGLIQTKQKNYELALNYFEKALKSANEIDNKRSISDCYNHIASILYYKKEYLESLKYRKEALSIKIQINDEKGIGLTYNNIGNVYKDISNEDSAFYYYSKAMEIAESIGDKKLISTTHINLGDVFIKNGKVADGIKLINEGIEIAELKSYTENVKNGYEILSVAYEKLNNHKASLASYKKASVLKDSLSYSEKTQEMMRKSMEYEFDKEQQKAIIERERLEKENKAKLESEQLKTKYFTILTSVVFVLILVIVVSLINTRRKNSIIEFQITRAEKNKKIVELQKREIEEINNELISSINYSQKLQIATLPKVEDIRKVFADSFVLYKPKSIVSGDFYWLADTADVVYFAVADCTGHGIPGALVSMIGTNLLSSSVIEFGIKNPAEILDKLTELIKIYFEKSATTISDGMDISLCALNKQTRILEWAGANNPLWIIRDKKIIELTPNKQPISNFVETKKFTNHTLPLQDKDCIYLFSDGYADQFGGEKGKKFKYKHLAETLINMNNIAMSSQGSELDLIFEKWKGLNEQVDDVTLMGIRI from the coding sequence ATGAATGCAACTATTAAAAATAAATCCCTACTATTTTTAGTACTACTCTTGGTAGCGTTTTCACTTAATACTGCCGCAAAAGCTTCTTTTGAAAAAAAATGCACCTCCGACACATGCCAAATAAGCATACTATTAGATAGCGCAAATTTTTTATTTAAAAATGGAAATCTAAAAGGAGCATCTAGTTTTGCCAACGAAGGACTTAGAAGAGCTATTAAGTTGGGTTTAGATAGCCTTGAAGCAGAGGCTTTTTATCTAATTGGCAAAATTAGCTTTAAACAAAACAACTATACATCTTCATTAACTGAATATAACAAAGCTTTAAAATTATTTCAAATTTTATTTACTTCTGGAGGCACCACTAAAACACTAAATTCAATTGGGATTATTTACGAAAGACAAAGTCAGTACCCTATTGCGTTGGAGTATTATAACAAATCGTTTGCGATCGCTGAAAAAAACAAAGATTACAATGCACAATCGATAGCACTAACAAACATGGGAATTGTTTACGAAAAACAAAACCAATTTTTTAAATCGTTAGACGCCTATTATAAAGCACTAGATATAAGTAAACGGGTAAATGACAAAGTAGGTCAAGCAAAAACTCTGATGGGAATTGGAATTATAAATAATACAGTTGGCAGCTTTCCAAAAGCGTTAGACTGTTATTTACAAGCACTATCCATAGCAGAAGAAACAAAAGAGAGTGAACTTATTGTTAGTCTTTTGCTTAATATCGGACTAATTCAAACTAAGCAAAAAAACTATGAGTTAGCTCTAAACTATTTTGAAAAAGCTTTGAAAAGTGCCAATGAGATAGATAACAAAAGAAGTATTTCTGATTGTTATAATCATATTGCATCAATCTTATATTACAAGAAAGAGTACTTAGAATCATTGAAATACAGAAAAGAGGCACTCTCAATTAAGATTCAAATAAATGACGAGAAAGGCATTGGTTTAACGTACAACAATATTGGAAATGTTTATAAAGATATTTCGAATGAAGATTCTGCTTTTTATTATTACTCAAAGGCTATGGAAATTGCCGAATCTATTGGCGATAAAAAATTAATTTCTACCACACATATTAATCTAGGAGATGTTTTTATCAAAAATGGGAAAGTGGCAGATGGGATAAAATTAATAAATGAAGGCATAGAAATTGCTGAATTAAAATCGTATACTGAAAATGTAAAAAATGGATATGAGATACTGAGTGTAGCATATGAAAAGCTTAATAACCACAAAGCTTCTTTAGCATCTTACAAGAAAGCTTCTGTATTAAAAGACAGCTTATCTTACTCCGAAAAAACGCAAGAAATGATGCGAAAATCAATGGAGTACGAGTTTGACAAAGAACAACAAAAAGCTATTATTGAAAGGGAACGTCTTGAAAAAGAAAACAAGGCCAAGCTAGAGAGCGAACAATTAAAAACTAAATACTTCACTATACTAACTTCGGTTGTTTTTGTTTTAATTTTAGTGATTGTAGTTTCTCTGATTAACACGCGCAGAAAGAATAGTATTATTGAATTTCAAATAACACGTGCAGAGAAAAATAAGAAAATAGTAGAATTACAAAAAAGGGAAATAGAAGAAATAAATAACGAACTTATTTCTTCTATCAACTACTCTCAAAAACTACAAATAGCTACACTTCCTAAAGTTGAAGACATAAGAAAGGTATTTGCAGATAGTTTTGTACTATACAAACCTAAATCTATTGTAAGTGGCGATTTTTATTGGTTGGCTGATACAGCTGATGTCGTTTATTTTGCTGTTGCCGATTGCACCGGACATGGTATTCCGGGCGCATTAGTTAGTATGATTGGAACTAATTTGTTGTCGAGCAGCGTAATTGAATTTGGAATTAAAAATCCTGCCGAAATACTAGATAAACTTACGGAACTCATAAAAATTTATTTTGAAAAAAGCGCTACAACAATAAGCGATGGTATGGATATTTCTTTGTGCGCTCTAAATAAGCAAACAAGAATTTTAGAATGGGCTGGTGCCAACAATCCTTTATGGATAATTCGAGATAAGAAAATAATAGAACTTACTCCAAACAAGCAACCAATCAGTAATTTTGTTGAAACTAAAAAATTTACGAATCACACGTTGCCACTTCAAGACAAGGATTGTATTTACTTATTTTCAGATGGATATGCAGATCAATTTGGAGGAGAAAAAGGAAAAAAATTTAAGTACAAACATCTTGCAGAAACATTGATTAATATGAATAATATTGCGATGAGTAGCCAAGGAAGTGAACTTGATCTTATTTTTGAAAAATGGAAGGGTTTAAACGAACAAGTAGATGATGTAACATTAATGGGAATTCGTATTTAA
- a CDS encoding 3-hydroxybutyryl-CoA dehydrogenase has protein sequence MKNIIVIGSGTMGNGIAQTFAQFGNNVSLVDVSQDALNKALATIAKNIDRMIAKGLATEETKKSTLGNIKTFTQLKDAIQNTDLVVEAATENSSLKLSIFKELDSLCPAHTILATNTSSISITKIASVTKRADKVIGMHFMNPVPIMKLVEVIRGYSTSNEVTEQIMNLSKSLNKTPVEVNDYPGFIANRILMPMINEAIYSLYEGVAGVNEIDTVMKLGMAHPMGPLQLADFIGLDVCLSILQVLQDGFGNPKYSPCPLLVNMVTAGNLGVKSGQGFYSYTHGTKDLIVASRFKK, from the coding sequence ATGAAGAATATAATTGTAATAGGAAGTGGAACTATGGGAAATGGTATAGCGCAAACATTTGCCCAATTTGGTAATAATGTTTCTTTAGTAGATGTATCTCAAGATGCTTTAAATAAAGCGTTAGCAACTATAGCAAAAAATATAGACAGAATGATAGCAAAGGGTTTGGCAACAGAAGAAACTAAAAAAAGTACTTTGGGGAATATTAAAACATTTACCCAACTAAAGGATGCTATACAAAATACAGATTTAGTTGTTGAAGCTGCGACAGAAAACAGTTCGTTAAAACTTTCTATTTTCAAAGAGTTGGACAGCTTGTGCCCTGCACATACAATACTTGCTACAAATACCTCATCTATTTCCATTACAAAAATTGCTTCGGTAACCAAACGTGCCGACAAAGTAATTGGAATGCACTTTATGAATCCCGTTCCCATTATGAAACTAGTGGAAGTTATTCGAGGCTACTCTACTTCAAATGAAGTAACCGAACAAATAATGAATCTGTCAAAAAGTTTAAATAAAACACCTGTTGAAGTAAATGATTACCCGGGATTTATTGCAAACAGAATTTTAATGCCCATGATTAACGAAGCCATATACAGCCTTTACGAAGGCGTTGCAGGCGTTAATGAAATTGACACCGTTATGAAATTAGGAATGGCACACCCAATGGGGCCTTTGCAATTAGCCGATTTTATTGGATTAGATGTTTGCTTGTCGATTTTACAAGTATTACAAGACGGCTTTGGCAATCCTAAATATAGCCCATGCCCATTATTAGTAAATATGGTTACAGCAGGTAATTTAGGTGTTAAATCAGGACAAGGATTTTATTCTTATACGCACGGTACTAAGGATTTAATTGTTGCCAGCCGATTTAAGAAGTAG
- a CDS encoding T9SS type A sorting domain-containing protein codes for MKKLYTLLFFCFSLQFLFSQTDLDSIAMIPANPTNNDDVKFVLYITKSSAPCTGWTNSFIKTNNHFDITDCIYIDPLGLGLPVICNTTDTVNIGMQAPGSYTYQVVLRQTGQVGCVSSFMLDTSAVLNFTVGAFNSISEESLSNAIRLYPNPATSDELVISVNNKLVGKNSNLVFYSMLGKEIQRVNISSTSGRIKINTSHFANGIYLYRIEDNDLKGKINRLIVSK; via the coding sequence ATGAAAAAACTTTACACACTACTTTTCTTTTGTTTTAGTTTACAATTCTTGTTTTCACAAACAGATTTGGATAGTATTGCCATGATACCGGCAAACCCAACGAATAATGATGATGTAAAATTTGTACTATACATTACAAAGTCATCAGCCCCTTGTACCGGATGGACGAATTCTTTTATAAAAACAAATAACCATTTTGATATTACGGATTGTATCTATATAGACCCACTTGGATTAGGGCTCCCGGTTATTTGTAATACTACAGATACTGTAAATATTGGTATGCAAGCCCCAGGAAGTTATACCTATCAAGTTGTATTAAGACAAACAGGTCAAGTTGGTTGTGTGTCTAGTTTTATGCTCGATACATCTGCTGTTCTAAATTTTACAGTAGGAGCATTTAACTCCATTTCAGAAGAATCGCTTTCAAATGCAATAAGATTATATCCTAATCCTGCTACTAGCGATGAACTCGTTATTTCTGTAAACAATAAATTAGTTGGTAAAAACTCAAACCTTGTCTTTTACTCCATGCTTGGAAAAGAAATTCAACGAGTAAATATTTCTTCAACAAGCGGTAGGATTAAAATTAACACTAGTCATTTTGCAAACGGCATTTATTTGTATCGCATAGAAGATAATGACCTTAAAGGAAAAATAAACCGCCTGATTGTCTCTAAATAA
- a CDS encoding class I SAM-dependent rRNA methyltransferase — translation MNKKVILQNGKEQSLLRKHPWVFSGAIKSKDDAIQDGEIVDVFSVSNKYIGSGHYHNGSISVRLFSFENVEINSLFWKQKLVSAFQLRSIVGLANNKSTNAYRLIHGEGDGFPGLIIDIYNEVAIFQAHSIGMHLLKNTIAPLLIELFEGKLKAVFDKSKETLPANYSNTIKNDYIVGNIPDNNIVIENNCKFHVDWVGGQKTGFFVDQRENRKLLQSYSQNKTVLNTFCYTGGFSVFALQGGAKEVHSVDSSKKAIELTEKNILLNSTKENNFSEKHTAFVQDTFDYLKDKSNLYDVIILDPPAFAKHQNAKHNAINGYKRLNVEAISKIKSGGILFTFSCSQVIDRKIFYGTVASAAIETGRNIRVLHHLSQPADHPVNIYHPEGEYLKGLVLYVE, via the coding sequence ATGAATAAAAAAGTAATTCTTCAAAACGGTAAAGAACAATCTTTGCTGCGTAAGCATCCTTGGGTTTTTTCGGGAGCTATAAAAAGTAAAGATGATGCTATACAAGATGGGGAAATAGTTGATGTTTTTTCTGTAAGTAATAAATACATTGGAAGTGGGCACTACCACAATGGATCTATAAGTGTTCGTCTTTTCTCGTTTGAAAATGTAGAGATAAATTCTCTTTTTTGGAAACAAAAATTAGTTAGCGCCTTTCAACTTCGAAGCATAGTTGGTTTAGCCAATAACAAATCTACAAATGCATATCGATTAATACATGGAGAAGGCGATGGTTTTCCTGGATTAATCATTGATATTTACAATGAAGTAGCTATTTTTCAGGCACACTCTATTGGTATGCATTTGCTTAAAAATACAATAGCTCCATTGCTTATTGAATTATTTGAAGGAAAGCTAAAAGCAGTATTTGATAAAAGTAAAGAAACATTACCTGCTAACTATTCCAACACAATCAAAAACGATTATATAGTTGGGAATATTCCTGATAACAACATCGTAATTGAAAACAACTGCAAATTTCATGTAGATTGGGTGGGTGGTCAAAAAACAGGATTCTTTGTAGATCAAAGAGAAAATCGAAAATTACTCCAAAGCTACTCGCAAAATAAGACGGTATTAAATACATTTTGCTATACAGGCGGATTTTCTGTTTTTGCCTTACAAGGTGGAGCAAAAGAGGTTCATTCTGTTGATAGCTCAAAGAAAGCAATAGAGTTGACAGAAAAAAACATTTTACTAAACTCGACCAAAGAAAACAACTTTTCCGAAAAACATACAGCTTTTGTACAAGATACATTTGACTATTTAAAAGATAAATCAAATCTGTACGATGTTATAATACTCGATCCTCCGGCATTTGCAAAACATCAAAATGCAAAACACAATGCTATAAATGGCTACAAAAGATTGAATGTTGAAGCTATTTCTAAAATAAAGTCAGGAGGAATTCTATTTACATTTTCCTGCTCACAAGTTATAGACCGTAAGATTTTTTATGGTACTGTAGCATCTGCTGCTATTGAAACTGGGCGAAACATACGAGTACTACATCATTTAAGTCAGCCTGCAGATCATCCTGTAAATATTTATCATCCTGAAGGGGAATATTTAAAGGGATTGGTATTGTATGTTGAATAA
- a CDS encoding type B 50S ribosomal protein L31, with protein sequence MKKGIHPENYRLVVFKDMSIDYAFLTKSTAETKDTIKWEDGNEYPLVKLDISYMSHPFYTGKMKLVDTAGRVDKFRTKYKKKD encoded by the coding sequence ATGAAAAAAGGTATACACCCAGAAAATTACAGATTAGTGGTATTTAAAGATATGTCTATTGACTATGCTTTTTTAACAAAATCTACAGCAGAAACAAAAGATACAATTAAGTGGGAAGATGGTAATGAATACCCTCTTGTAAAACTAGATATATCTTATATGTCTCATCCATTCTATACAGGTAAAATGAAATTAGTTGATACTGCAGGTAGAGTAGATAAATTTAGAACTAAGTATAAAAAGAAAGATTAA
- a CDS encoding RNA polymerase sigma factor RpoD/SigA, giving the protein MKQLTITQQITNRESYSFDKYLQEVGKIDMLTADEEVKLAQEIKNGSMEALDRLVKCNLRFVISVAKQYQNQGVPLTDLINEGNVGLIKAAEKFDATKGFKFISYAVWWIRQTILKSIEEHAKIVRLPSNKVTVLNKVKKALAKLEQEYEREPSSDELGQVLGMHADEVTEFISYNTKAVSIDKPIDDDEDRTLVNVLESTDGEGADNNLMDESLKQELQRMLCRLSKREERIICMYYGLDGSKYQSLEEIGNHLELSKERVRQIKDKALRKMRMSARKTALKSYL; this is encoded by the coding sequence ATGAAACAGCTAACAATTACCCAACAAATTACAAACAGAGAAAGTTACTCGTTTGATAAATACTTACAAGAAGTAGGTAAGATTGATATGCTAACTGCAGATGAGGAGGTAAAGTTAGCACAAGAAATTAAAAATGGTAGCATGGAAGCCTTGGATAGGTTAGTAAAATGCAATTTGCGATTTGTTATATCAGTTGCAAAGCAATACCAAAATCAAGGAGTTCCATTGACTGATTTAATAAATGAAGGAAACGTAGGTTTAATCAAAGCAGCAGAGAAATTTGATGCTACAAAAGGGTTTAAATTTATATCTTATGCCGTATGGTGGATTAGACAAACAATACTAAAATCTATTGAAGAACACGCGAAAATAGTGCGTTTACCATCTAATAAGGTAACCGTTTTGAACAAAGTAAAAAAGGCCTTGGCCAAGTTGGAGCAGGAATATGAAAGAGAGCCATCAAGCGATGAGCTTGGTCAAGTGCTAGGGATGCATGCAGATGAAGTAACAGAATTTATCAGTTACAATACCAAAGCAGTATCTATTGATAAACCAATAGACGATGATGAAGATAGAACACTAGTAAATGTGTTGGAAAGTACAGATGGAGAAGGAGCGGACAATAACTTAATGGATGAGTCTTTAAAGCAGGAATTGCAAAGAATGTTGTGTAGATTATCAAAACGTGAAGAAAGAATAATATGTATGTATTATGGCCTAGATGGTAGTAAATACCAGTCTTTGGAGGAAATAGGGAATCATTTAGAATTGAGTAAAGAGCGTGTAAGACAAATAAAAGATAAAGCATTGCGCAAAATGAGAATGTCTGCAAGAAAGACAGCTCTTAAAAGTTACTTGTAA
- a CDS encoding DUF1987 domain-containing protein produces MEQLSIEGTPKTPTISFDSANGRLLIKGRSIPENSIEFYKPLVDWLEKYAMKPNTATAVDIQLEYFNTSSSKCILDVFKKLESINKSGSQVVINWHYESDDEDMLEAGEDYQAIINVPFKMVEIAE; encoded by the coding sequence ATGGAACAATTATCAATTGAAGGAACACCCAAAACACCAACCATTAGCTTCGATTCAGCAAATGGAAGATTATTAATCAAAGGAAGATCAATTCCTGAAAACTCAATTGAGTTTTACAAACCATTGGTTGATTGGTTAGAAAAATATGCCATGAAACCTAACACAGCTACAGCTGTTGATATTCAATTGGAATATTTTAATACAAGTTCATCTAAATGTATTTTGGATGTGTTTAAAAAATTAGAATCAATAAACAAGTCTGGCAGCCAAGTGGTAATTAACTGGCACTACGAATCTGATGATGAAGATATGTTAGAAGCCGGAGAAGATTACCAAGCTATTATTAATGTGCCATTTAAAATGGTTGAGATAGCAGAATAA
- a CDS encoding SiaB family protein kinase, with product MKFDIYDFYDKMERNNIMLSFKGDITSELLTSILQIMESKLDNMQEEPRIKKKVYNVLVECLQNLYHHMDELQAPEIVNNEPARSAIFMVGKVDNEYTIITGNYIKNQNVDGLKARIDKVNSLTKEELKDYYKEVLDNGQMSDKGGGGLGMIDIARKTGQKLKYTFLPVDENYSFFSLNIKISQ from the coding sequence ATGAAGTTTGATATCTACGATTTTTATGATAAAATGGAGCGTAATAATATTATGCTCTCATTCAAGGGAGATATCACTTCAGAACTTCTTACATCCATATTGCAAATAATGGAGTCTAAGCTTGATAATATGCAAGAGGAGCCTCGCATTAAAAAGAAGGTTTATAATGTGTTAGTAGAGTGTTTGCAAAACCTTTATCATCACATGGACGAACTTCAAGCTCCAGAAATAGTAAATAACGAACCTGCTCGTTCAGCTATTTTCATGGTTGGTAAGGTTGATAACGAATATACTATTATAACAGGCAATTATATAAAAAACCAAAATGTAGATGGCTTAAAAGCAAGAATTGATAAGGTAAATAGCCTTACCAAAGAAGAGCTAAAAGATTACTACAAAGAAGTATTAGACAATGGCCAAATGTCAGACAAAGGAGGGGGAGGTCTTGGAATGATAGATATAGCAAGAAAAACAGGACAAAAATTAAAATATACATTTTTACCGGTTGACGAAAATTATTCATTTTTCAGTTTGAACATTAAAATATCTCAATAA
- the bshB1 gene encoding bacillithiol biosynthesis deacetylase BshB1 has product MKVDILFFGAHPDDVELSCGGTILKHKKQGKKIGIVDLTRGELGTRGSIKDRDQEAETAANILGVDVRDNLSLPDGFFTNEKKHQLEVIKAIRKYQPDIIVTPASKDRHPDHGKACELITQASFLSGLRMIETDLNGKKQEPWRANSLYHYIQYWHINPDFVIDITDFIETKMLAVKAYKSQFFDPNSKEPETLISKPEFLNHLYSRAEEYGKHIGVKYAEGFTLQRIPGVESFFDLK; this is encoded by the coding sequence ATGAAAGTAGATATTCTTTTTTTTGGTGCTCACCCAGATGATGTTGAATTATCTTGTGGTGGAACTATATTAAAACACAAAAAACAAGGAAAAAAAATTGGCATTGTTGATTTAACTCGTGGAGAGCTCGGAACCAGAGGAAGTATAAAAGATAGAGATCAAGAAGCCGAAACAGCAGCAAACATACTTGGAGTAGATGTAAGAGACAATTTAAGCTTGCCTGATGGGTTTTTCACCAACGAAAAAAAACACCAGCTAGAAGTAATAAAAGCGATACGAAAGTACCAACCTGATATTATCGTTACACCTGCTAGTAAGGACCGCCACCCCGATCATGGTAAAGCATGTGAGCTAATTACACAAGCTTCGTTTCTTTCTGGATTAAGGATGATAGAAACTGATTTAAATGGTAAAAAACAAGAGCCATGGCGAGCAAATTCCCTATACCATTACATTCAGTACTGGCATATTAATCCTGATTTTGTAATAGATATTACAGATTTTATTGAAACCAAAATGTTGGCTGTAAAGGCTTATAAATCGCAATTTTTTGATCCAAATTCCAAAGAACCGGAAACGTTAATTTCTAAACCTGAATTTTTGAACCATTTGTACAGTAGGGCAGAGGAGTATGGTAAGCATATTGGTGTAAAATATGCCGAAGGCTTCACCTTGCAGCGTATTCCGGGTGTTGAGTCTTTTTTTGATTTAAAATAA